The stretch of DNA GCGGCCAATATGTTTATGAGAAACATGGGAAACACAGTGGGAGCTGCTTTGCTGGGCGGTGTATTAAACAGCAAGCTGCAGGATTATTTTGAAGCGCAGTCTTCAGGGAATGCGCCGGTGCTGTCGATCGATTCCATTAATCAGCTGCTGGGACGCAATCAAAACGCTCTTTCTCAAGAAATCATAAGCATGCTGAAAGAAGGCCTGGCCATTTCGCTTCAAGCCGTCTATTTTACCGTTTTTCTGTTTGCGCTTGTCTCCTTCTCATTATTATTATTGTTAAAGAGAGAAGAATAAAATCGCTTATGTATGGAAGGAGGATGGCTAATGTATTCAGAGTTTCAACTGCTCACTGTGCTGGCTGAAGAAATGAATATGAGAAAGGCGGCCGAGCGGCTTTTCGTTTCCCAGCCGGCACTATCTCAGCGTCTGCAATCCATTGAAAAAGAATGGGGAACGAAAATATTCAATCGTTCTACGAAAGGCTTGTCTTTAACCCCTCCGGGCGAGATGATTGTACAATACGCCAAAGAAATGATAGAGAAAAGAGAAAAAGTGCTGGAGAGCATTCAATCGCTGGAGTCAGAAGTGCATGGCACATTAAAGATCGCTTGTGCAACGATTGTGGGACAGAATTGGCTGCCGCAGGTGCTGAAGCGCTTTGTTGAAAGATATCCGTATGCCAAAATTTCTCTAATGACCGGATGGAGCAGTGACATTTCTAAAGCGCTCTATGAAGGAGAGGTGCATATCGGAATCATTCGGGGAACACCGGACTGGAAGGGGCGCAAAATACATCTGTTTGAAGACAGTCTTTATTTAGTGGACAAAGAGATCCGGCGTGTGGAAGAGCTGTTGCACACGGGCAAGCCGTTTATTCAATTTAAAAGCGATTCCACTTATTTTCAAGAAATTCAGGAATGGTGGCATCGCCAATTTCAAACGGCTCCCAAACAGTCGATTATCGTCGACCAAATTGAAACTTGCCGTCAGATGGCTTTCAACGGGATCGGTTATGCGATTTTGCCGGCTATCACGCTGAATGAAACAAA from Bacillus xiapuensis encodes:
- a CDS encoding LysR family transcriptional regulator, producing the protein MYSEFQLLTVLAEEMNMRKAAERLFVSQPALSQRLQSIEKEWGTKIFNRSTKGLSLTPPGEMIVQYAKEMIEKREKVLESIQSLESEVHGTLKIACATIVGQNWLPQVLKRFVERYPYAKISLMTGWSSDISKALYEGEVHIGIIRGTPDWKGRKIHLFEDSLYLVDKEIRRVEELLHTGKPFIQFKSDSTYFQEIQEWWHRQFQTAPKQSIIVDQIETCRQMAFNGIGYAILPAITLNETNGEVYKIPLLDQDGQPLRRDTWLLGYDAAFELRQVQAFIDIINEFKQPL